A region of the Thiohalorhabdus sp. Cl-TMA genome:
CGCCCACTTCCACGCCGAGGCGGCCGAACAGGCGCGGGTCCAGCCACAGGGTCCCGCGCTCGGGGATGGCGGCGGTAGGCGTGCCCCGGCCATAGGGCACCTCGCTCAAGCGCGCCGCCCCGCGCAGGGGGTAGCCCGGGCCCACCGCCTTCACGGCGACCAGCTCCGTGCGCTCGCCGGCCACCACCACGCTGGGGAAGGTCAGGTAGCCGGCGGTACGCAGGCCCAGGTCCGTCGCCTTCTCCCGCCAGTCCGCGCCCAGCGGGGCATCCGCCTCCACCACAAGGTCGGCACCGAGGAGGTCGGTAGCGCGCTGCGCCAGGGCCCGGTCCACCCGGTCTGTGAAGAAGCCCACCGCCGACAGGGCACCCACCGCTACGACCAGGGCGGCTGCGAGCACCCGCATCTCGCGGCTGCGCAGGTCGCGCGGCAGGGCCCGCAGGGCGAAGCGCAGGGCCCGGATCACGACCCGGGCTCCAGAGTACCGTCCACCATACGCAGGCGTCGGTCACAGCGCCCCGCCACCGCCTCGTCATGGGTAACCAGCACGAGGGTGCTGCCGCGCTCGGCGCGCAGGGCGAACAGCTGCTCGATCACCTCCGAGCCAGTGCGGCCATCCAGGTTGCCGGTGGGCTCGTCGGCGAACAGCAGGTCCGGGTCGGGCGCGAAGGCGCGGGCCAGGGCCGCCCGCTGCTGCTCCCCGCCCGAAAGCTGTCCGGGCAGATGGCCGACGCGCTCCCCCAGGCCCACCCGCTCCAGGGCCCCCAGCGCGGTCTCCCGCACCCGCGCCCGCCCCGCCAGCTCCAGGGGCAACATGACATTCTCCAGGGCGGTCAATCCGGGCACCAGCTGGAAGGACTGGAAGACGAACCCGACACGCCCCGCCCGCAGGGCGGCCCGGCCGTCCTCGTCCAGGGCGCCCAGCCAGCTTCCGAACATCCGCACGTCGCCGCTGGTGGGGGCATCCAGGCCGGCGAGCAGTCCCAGCAGGGTGGACTTTCCGGCGCCGGAGGGCCCGAGCACCGCCACCGCCTCCCCGGGGGCGACCGCCAGCTCGATTCCGTCCAGAATGGTGAGCCACCCGGCCGGCCCGCTCACCCGGCTGCCCAGCCCCTTGGCCCAGAGAATCGGATCGGAGGAATGCTGCATGCGCTGGCTCCTGCGTTGGATCCTGGTATCCGCAATCGGTCTGCTCGTGGTCGCTCCCGTCGCCTCCGCCGCCCCGCCCGCCATCCTGGTGGTGGGCGACAGCATCAGCACGGGCTACGGGGTGGCCGTGGAGGAGAGCTGGGTGGCCAAGCTGCGCAAGCGGCTCGCGGCCCGCGGCTACGCGCACCGGGTGGTGAACGCCAGCGTCAGCGGCGACACCACCAGCAGCGGACTCGCCCGCCTGCCGGATGCCCTCGCCCAACATGATCCGGCGGTGGTCATCATCGAGCTGGGCGGCAACGACGGCCTGCGCGGGCAACCGGCGTCCGCCATGGCGGATAACCTCGCCGAAATGGTGGAGCAGTCGCAGGCCGCCGGCGCCCGGGCCCTGCTGCTCGGCCTGCGGCTGCCGCCCAACTACGGGCCGGCCTACACCGAGCAGTTCGCCGAAGTCTACCGGAAGGTGGCCGAGCGCTCCGGAGCGGCCCTCGTACCGCGCATGCTGGAAGGGGTCGGCGAGCGCCGCGACCGCATGCAGGGGGACGGCATCCACCCCAACGCCTCCGGCCATTCCCGCATCCTGGACAACATCTGGCCCCACCTGCGCCCGCTGCTTGAGGGGAGCGGAGGCCATTGACCGGAAGCCGTCCTCCGGCCCTCCGGGAGATTGGACAAGGCGATGCCGCTTCGGTGCGAACGGACGGGAAAGAAAGGACACCCCCTTTCCGTTTCCAAGTGGGTGTCCCTTGTGGATTTGGTCGCCTTCCTCCCGCCTTTGCCCGCGGGCATAATGAGCCTCGAGCCCGTGCGACGGGCCCACCGGCCAAGGGGATGATCCGGGCGTGATCGGCAGTGCTGGACGTTTGATCGAGGCGGGCGTGACGCCGGCGCGGTGGTCCGCCCCCGGTGCCGCCCTGCGCGGCTTCCTGCTGATCGTAGCGCTGTTGCACCCGCTCCCGGTGCCCGCCCAGGACGCGCCTGCCCCGCTGCCGACGATCCCCATCGATGACCTCACCTCGCGCACCCTGCGCGCGCCCGCGGAGCTCCAGGTGGCCCCCGGAAGCACGGCGCTCGATCAGCTCCCGACGGCGGATTTCCGACCGCTCACCAGCGGGCAGGCCAACCGCGGCATTACCGGCCAGGACCACTGGGTCCGGGTACGCCTGTCGAACGCGAACGGGACCGAGCCCCAATCCTGGGTGCTGCACCACGAGACCAGCTACCTCGACCGGCTGACCATCCACTACGCCGACAACGGCGGGCCCCTGCAGCGGGTGTCCCTGTCCGACCGGGCCCCGTTCGAGGCACGCCCCGTGAATTACCGCACGCTGGCCCTCCCACACACCACGCCGGCCGGCGGCCATACCGACCTGTACGTGCACCTGGGCTTCGACAAGGCCGATTCGCTCACCCTCAATCTGCGGCTGACCCGGGCGGACCTGTTCCACGACGCATCGCGCCGCGAGAACCTCGTCTACGGCGCGTACTTCGGGGCGATGGGGATGTTCCTGCTGATCGCCTTCATCGGCTCGGTAATCCTGCGCGAGTCGGTGTATCTGCACTACGCCGCGTTCCTCGGCGTGAGCATGGCGATGTGGGCCATGCTCAACGGCTTCGCCTACCAGTACCTGTGGCCGGATTCGGTGTACTGGCACAACGAAGGCTTCCACATCGTCTTTCTGCTCATGGCGATCACCGCGCTGCAGTTCTCGCGCGGATTCCTCAAGACGCCCCGCTACTTCCCCCGGGTGAACCGGGCCCTGGTAGCCGCCCAGTGGGTTTTCGCGGCCGGCATCGTGCTGCGTTTGGCCGGCGTGTACGTCCCGGTGCTGGTGCTGTCCTACCTTGGGCTCACGCAGCTGGTGCTGCTATCCGTACTCGGACTGATGGCCTACCGGCGGGGCATGCGCTACGCGCGCTGGTACAGCGTCGCATGGCTGGTCTATGGCGTCGGCCTCGCATTCAGCGTGATCAGCGCCGGAAGCGGCTTTTTGGAATGGGGGATGAAACCGCTGGACTTCGCCCAGGCCGGCGGGGTGCTGGAGTCCGCCTGCCTGCTCATAGCACTCGGCGAACGGCTGGTGGGCTGGGATCGCGCCCGGCGCCGGGCCATCGCCATCGCCAACCAGGACCCGCTCACCGGCCTCGGCAACCGCCGGGCCCTGGAGGAGGCCTTCGACCGGCTCGAGGAACGGGTTCAGACCACGGGGGTCCCCGTCTTCCTCGCGTTCATCGATCTGGACCACTTCAAGGCCATCAACGACGAGCACGGCCACGACGCCGGCGACGCGGTGCTGATCCACCTCGCCCGGATACTGCGCAACGCCTGCCGCCCGGAGGATATCTGCATCCGCTACGGCGGCGAGGAGCTCGCCCTCCTGCTCCAGGTGCCGCACCAGGAGCAGGCCATGGAGGTCACCGAGCGCATCCGCCAGCGCTTCGCCCGCGAGTCCACCCGCTTCGAGGGCACCGAGATCCGGCACACCCTGACCGCGGGCATCGCCCTGGCGCTGGCCAGGGACCGGGAGCCGGACCGCGCGGAGGCCATCCGCCGGGCCGATAGGGCGCTGTACGAAGGCAAGCGATGCGGGCGCAACCGGTGCACCGCCCACCTACCGGAGGAGCAAGCCGACGCAGCGCCGAGCCTGCAGGGCGAGGGCACGTAGCCTTCGGGGGCATTCCCACCTGTCACCCCGGCGGGATCAACTCCTCCATATCCACCGCCAAGGCCTCGGCCGGGGTGCGCATGAAGCGCAGGGAGCCCGATTTCTTGCCGGCCTCAAGCTGGGAGATCCAGGACTTACCCACCCCCGAAGCTTACGCCAGATCTTCCTGGGTTAGCCCTCGGTTCTCCCGCTATACCCGCACCGGATGCTCTTCGGCACTGAGCAGGCGATGCGCCACCTCTAGCGGTACCGTCTCGTCCGCACCCGGCGCCAGTTCGGCCATGGCTTGATCGAAGGCCTGAATATCCTTTGCTTCCTGGGGTATTCGGCTCATAGAGCCTCCAGGGAATGGCGGATCCAGGGGAATAGTACCTCAAAGGGCCTATCCTCCCCTTCAAGAGCGGCAATGATGGTGTCGTAACCTTCCTGGGTTTCTACTGCTAAGCGCCAGCCATTCATGCGTAAGAAGGTATCGGTACCGAAAAACGCCACGCGCTTGTTGCCGTCCGTGAATGGATGGTTGACCAATAGGGACTCGAACAAGGCCGCCGCCATTTCCGAAAGATCCGCGTAATAGCCCGTTTGCGGACGGAACAGGGCACTCTCCAGCGCCCCCGCATCGGCCAGTTCCCCTCCCCCGCCGAAGGCCTCCACTACCCGCTCATGGATGGCCACGGTTTCGTCCATGGAGAGGAACCGTACCCGTTCATTCGGCAAGCCGCCGCCCCAGCTCGTCATTCTCCCGCATGGACGCTTCAAGGTGGTCCATTACTTCTGGACGGATGCGGTGCTTGCGCACGTAATCGCGGATCGCCTCCGTCAGCAGGCCGGATAGGCTACGGTCCGTCTCCTCCGCCAAGGCGTGCAGATCCGCCCACACCTCTTCTTCCACCTTCGAGCTAATCTTGATGGCACTCATGGGCTCCCCCGGTATTGAACAGACAAATCAAGACTAATCCTGACGCCTAGCTTGGGCAAGCATCCGGGCCTTGCGTTCCGCCCCATTTCGGAGCCCACCCCTTAGGGCGAACCCGCGGCCTCCCCCGCCGTATTGAAAATTCCGCATAACCGGTCCATAGATATGTAATAACCCGCCTGATCCGGGCCCGGATTCCGGGAGGTTGCGGCCGGGAGGCCGCTCCTACAGATCCTGATCATGCTTGGCGTTTCTTTTTGGGCGGGAGCCGCCCCCTGCTTGGTATTCCGTATGTGAAGACGCTGCCGCACCACCGGCCCACCGCGCCGGAAAAACCGGTCTCCCGGGCCGCCCTCCCCGACCAGGAACGCGAGCCACGGGCCTCCCCGGGCCGCGGATCGGTCTTCATCGTCATGGACGAGGCGGAGGTGGTGGGCGAGCTGCGGAGCCTGCTCGCCGAGGACGGCTACGCGGTGGCGACCGCCGGCAGCGGCCCGGACCTCCTCCCCACCATCACCGCCGCCGCCCCCAACGTGGTCCTGCTGTGCGCCCACCTGGAGCGCGCCAGCCCCTTCGACCTCCTCGACACCATCAAGGCCAATCCCCCCACCCGCGACGTGCCGGTGCTGTTCGTCACCACCGAGGACGACGCCGAGACCCGGGTGAAGAGCCTGCAGGCCGGCGACGATCTGGTCCTGCACCCCCTCGACGAGCGCGAGGTGCTGGCGCGCATCGAGCGCCAGGTGACCGTCTCCAAGGTGCGCATGGCGCTGCGCGAGTCGGAGGCGAAGTTCCGCTCCGTGATGGAGTCGGCCATCGACGCCATCATCTCCGGCGACGTGTCGGGCCGCATCCGCTCCTGGAACCTGGCCGCCTCCGGGCTGTTCGGCTACACGGAGGAGGAGGTCATCGGCCGGCCCATCGAGATCATCATCCCCGAGCGCTTCCGCGAGGCCCACCGCCAGGGCATGGCCCGCGTCAGCTCCGGCGGGCCGAGCCACGTCATCGGCAAGACCGTGGAGCTGGCGGCGCTGCGCAAGGACGGCAGCGAGTTCCCGGTGGAGCTGTCGCTGGCCACCTGGTTCCTCGACGACAACCGCTTCTACACCGGCATCCTCCGCGACATCAGCGAGCGCAAGCAGGCCGAGCAGAAGTTCCGCTCCGTCACCGAATCCGCCATCGACGCCATCATCTCCGCCGACCACACCGGCTGCATCATCACCTGGAACAAGGCCGCCACCAACATCCTCGGCTTCACCGAGGAAGAGGCCGTCGGCCAGCGCCTGGAGATGATCATCCCCGAGCGCTTCCACGAGGCCCACCGCAACGGCATGGCCCGCTTCACCCGGACCGGCGAGGCCCACGTCATCGGCAGGACCGTGGAGCTGGCCGCGCGCACCAAGTCCGGCGCCGAGGTGCCCATCGAGCTGTCGCTGTCCACCTGGACGGTGCGCGACGAGCGCTACTTCACCGGCATCATCCGCGACATCGGTGAGCGCAAGCGGGCCGAGGAGGCCCTGCGCAAAAGCGAGCAGGCGCTGCGCGAGAAGACCGTGGAGATGGAGCAGAAGAACGCCGAGCTGGAGGAGACGCTGCGCAAGCTCAACGAGATGCACGACCAGCTCATCATCCAGGAGAAGATGGCCTCCCTCGGCAAGCTGAGCGCCGGCATGGCCCACGAGCTGAACAACCCGGCCGCCGCCGCCCAGCGCGGTGCCGACCAGCTCCGGACCGCCTTCGAGGGCTGGCAGAACCTCCAGCTGCGCATGCGCGACCTCGCCCTCGATGAGGGGCAGCGCGAACAGGTGGCCGAGCTGGACGAGCTCGCCAAGCAGCGCGCCCGCATCCCCGCCCAGCTCTCTGCGCTCACCCGCAGCGACCGCGAGGCCGCCGTGGAGGACTGGCTACTCGACCGCGGCCTGACACCCGACGGCGACCTGCCGTCCGCGCTGGTGAGCCTCGGCCTCGACGTCCCCGACATCGAGGCCCTCGCCCGGGTCTTCGACGCCGACCAGCTTCCCGTGGTCCTCGACTGGCTGGGCTTCAAGTACGCCATCTACTCCCTGGTGGGCGAGATCGGCCTGTCCACCGGGCGCATCGTCTCGCTGGTGAAGGCCCTGAAGACCTACACCTACATGGACCAGGCCCCCGTGCAGTCCGTGGACGTGCGCGAGGGCCTGGAGAACACCCTGATCATCCTCCACAACAAGCTGAAGCGCGGCGTCACGGTGGTCCGCGACTACGCCGCGGACCTGCCGGTGATCGAGGCCTACGCCAGCGAGCTGAACCAGGTGTGGACCAACCTCATCGACAACGCCGTGGACGCCATGCAAGGCAGCGGCACGCTCACCGTCCGGGCGCGCCGCGAGGGCCGCTGGGTGGTGGTGGAGGTGGAGGACGACGGACCCGGCATCCCCCGGGAGCACCAGTCCAAGATCTTCGATCCCTTCTTCACCACCAAGGGCCCCGGCCAGGGCACGGGGCTGGGGCTGAACATCAGCCGCAACCTCATCGTGCAGAAGCACCAGGGACATATGCACGTGCGCTCGGAGCCGGGGCACACGTGCTTTTCGGTCTGGCTGCCCATGGACCTCCATCCCGGCGAGCCGACCCAGCAGCAGAAGCGAGACGAATAATGGCCAAGCCCATCATCATGACCATCGATGACGAACTGCACGTCTTGAACGCCGTGGCGCGCGACCTGCAGGCCCACTACCGCAAGGACTTCCGCATCGTGAAGGTGGGCTCCGGCGAGGAGGCCTGGGAGACGGTGCAGGAGTTCAAGCGCCGCAACGACCCCATCGCCCTGTTCCTGGTGGACCAGCGCATGCCGGCCATGAGCGGCACGGAGTTCCTGGAAGAGGCCATCAAGCTCTACCCGGAGACCAAGAAGGTCCTGCTCACCGCCTACGCCGACACCGACGCCGCCATCGCCAGCATCAATGCCGTGGGCCTGGACTACTACCTCATGAAGCCCTGGGACCCGCCGGAGGAGCGCCTCTACCCGGTCCTCGACGAGCTGCTGGACGACTGGTTCGCCAGCGTCCCCCTGCCCTACGAGGGCATCCGCGTGGCCGGCACCCAGTGGTCGCCGCACTCCCACGACATCAAGGAGTTCTTCGCCCGCTGCCAGATCCCCTACCAGTGGCTGGACATCGAGCGGGACAGCCAGGCCAAGGAGCTGGTGACCGCCACTGCCGGGGCGCACCCGCGCCTGCCCATGCTGTTCTTCCCCGACGGCTCCACGCTCATGGACCCGGACCGCGCCACGCTGGCCGACAAGGTGGGCATGAAGACCCACGCCCAGCAGCCCTTCTACGACCTGGTCATCATCGGCGCCGGCCCGGCGGGCCTGGCCGGGGCGGTCTACGGCGCCTCCGAGGGGCTGCGCACCATCCTCATCGAGCGCGAGGCCGCCGGCGGCCAGGCGGGCACCAGCGCCCGCATCGAGAACTACCTGGGCTTCCCGCAGGGCATCAGCGGCGCCGACCTCACCCGCCGCGCCACCACCCAGGCCAAGCGCCTCGGCGCCGAGCTGGTCACCGCCCTGGAGGTCACCGACGTGCGCGCCGAGGACCCCTACCGTTACGTGACCCTCTCCGACGGCACGGAGCTGAGCTGCCACGCCCTGCTGCTCACCACCGGCGTGCAGGTGCGCCGGCTGCCGGTGCCGGGCATCGAGAAGTTCGAGGGGGGCTCGGTGTACTACGGCGCGGCGGCCAGCGAGGCCGCCTACTACCAGGGCAAGAAGGTGTTCGTGGTGGGCAGCGGCAACTCCGCCGGCCAGGGGGCGATGTTTTTGTCCCGCTTCGCCAGCCAGGTGGGCATCCTGGTGCGCGGCGACTCGCTCAAGGCCACCATGTCCGCCTACCTCGTCGACCAGATCCACGGCACCGAGAACATCGCCGTGCTGGCCAACACCGAGGTCACCGGCGTGGAGGGCGGCGAGCGCCTGGAGGGCGTGACCCTGACCAACAACGTCACGAAGGAGCGCGAGACCGTGTCCGCCGACGCCCTGTTCATCTTCATCGGCGCCGTGCCAGCCACCGGCATGGTCGGCGACTTGGTGGCGCGGGACAAGGCGGGCTTCATCTTCACCGGCCCTGACCTCAAGCAGGACGGCCAGCGGCCCAAGGGCTGGCACCTAAACCGCGACCCCTTCCTGCTGGAGACCAGCGTCCCCGGCATCTTCGCCGCCGGCGACGTGCGCCACGGGGTGATCCGGCGGGTGGCCTCGGCGGTGGGTCAGGGGGCGGTGGCGGTGAGCCTGATTCATAAGTATTTGGAGACGGTCTGACCCGCCCCGCGCGGAATCAGGCCTGGAGCCCATTTACGGGTCCGGGCTCCCTTCCCGCCTGCCTCCCCCGCGGGGTACTTTGCCAAGAGAGCGGGTCCTAAACGGACTCGCCCCTTGCGCCAGGAGGATGTGCACCATGGTTACTGACGGCCAGACCGGCACCCGGATCGACGAGGTCGGCCGCGAGATCTACCGCATCAGCACGCCCATTTCTGCCGAGGCTATGCCGCCCCACGGCTTCAGCTTCAACCGCTACCTGATCAACGACGACGAACCGATGCTGTTCCATGCCGGGTTGCGCAAGCTGTTCCCCCTTTCCCGGGATGCCATCGCCGCCGTGATTCCCCCGGAAAAGCTGCGCTACATCGGCATCTCGCACATGGAAGCGGACGAGGTCGGCGCCCTCAACGAGCTGCTCGCCATCGCCCCCCCACGCCGAGCCCGTGTGCGGCAAGATAGCGGCCATGGTCAACATCGACGACATCGCCGACCGCGGGCCGCGCGCCCTGGCGGACGGCGAAACCCTGGCCACCGGGCGGCGCACCTGGCAATGGCTCGACGCCCCGCAAATGCCCCACGGGTGGGATGCCGGCTACTTGTGCGATACCAGCGGCGATGCCCTGCTCTGCGGCGACCTGTTCACCCAGGGCGGCGCGGACACTCCGCCGTTGACGGAGTCCGACATCCTCGGCCCCAGCGAGGACTTCCGGAAAGGAATGGACTACTACTCCCATACCCGCAACGCCCCCGCCCTGATGGAGAAGCTCGCCGCCACCGAGCCCAGGCTGCTCGCCTGCATGCACGGCAGCGCCTGGGCCGGCGATGGCGGCGCCCTGCTGCGGGCGCTTGGCCGGGAGCTGGAAGAGAGCGAAGCCGGTTGAACAACGCCTCCACCTCGAACCGCCCCGTGCTAGCAACACCGGCGCCACCGGCATCTTCGCCGCCGACCTGCGGCACGGGGTGATCCGGCGGGTGGCCTCGGCGGTGGGTCAGGGAGCGGTGTCGGTGAGCTTGATTCACAAGTATTTGGGGACGGTTTGAGCCACGACGTTGCCCCCGTCGCAGGAGCGAAAAGCAGGAGGAAAGGCCGGCTGGGGCGGCTGCTACGACCTCTCTCCCTGGGTCAGCTTCTGGTATATCCCCAAACTGATTACCAGCAGAACAGAGGCAATCAGCAGGAAAGTCGGATACACCAGCAGACTGATATCCTTTTTGGCCGCCGAGAAGACGAAAACCAGCGCCTCCATAAGCATGGCAATGTTGATCACCACCAGGAACTTGATCAACGTGGTTCGCTGGCTTCCCGGCGTTTTTTGCTCCCTGGCGAGAAAGACCTCTTCCTCGACCAGGAATTTCGCCACGTCGAATACCGCCATGCCGATTACGACCAATGCGATGCCGTCGAGAAGAGAGGGGACAAACAATGCGGCGTCCCCCCAAGAAAGCCATACCTCGTAAATCGCTCCAGCCATCAGCAAGAGCGAAATCAAGCTGAGAAACAGGCTAATGAGGGCGTACACGCCCCGCCCAAGCTGTTCCGATACGTCCCTCGCCTTAACCACAATTTTTCCTGTCTTCTGCTTGAATCCCGTTGGTTGGCCCTCCGGTTCGCTCCGGAGGGATGACGGAATCGCCTGTGCGCCCCTGCGGTAGCGGTCAGGGGGGGTACGATGGTATTAGCCGCCGAGGCCGCAGGGTATTTCGGTGCGTCGGCCAATGGTGAACCCCGCGGAAATCTCCGCCAAGGCCCGCTGTCCATGCCGGGCCACGCCCGGGTCTGCGGACGGTCGGGCGGAGCAATCAAAATGGCTTCCTTATTTCCCGTCCATCGTCTCCTGTATATGGTGGGTATGGCCGTGGTCCCGATGACCACCGCCCCGATGATGATCCCATCCGGCGCACCCGCTCAGGACCACCGATACGGCCATCAAAGCGAGAAAGATCCGAGCGCTATACCCTAGTCCATTTCGCGGCATGATTCCCTCCCAATTCCCCTATTGCTGGGGCGACCCTTCCACCTTTGCCAGTTTTGCCCGGGCACTCAATCCCGTAATCCAATCCCCGAGCGCCCTACTTCCTTTCCGCAGTTTGCGGTCGGGCACGCCGGGTATAGGTTGATCGAATAACCGCTAGCACCGGGAAGGCGAGAGGCATGGACGGGAATTCGACCGTCCATTCATTCGGAGCAGCCGATAGGCTGCGGAGGGTAAGGGAGATGACCACCAATACCGTAGTAAACGGCGTCGATGTCGACCAACTGGTGGAAACCGTGGGCGCCATCCAGGCCGAGCCGGAGATAGCGAATTTCCGCTTCCGGGCACACAACGAATGGATCAACGGCGGCCATTCCAAGACCACCATCCAGTCCTTCTACGGCGCCGGGCAAGAGGACGAGTCGCGGAAC
Encoded here:
- a CDS encoding general glycosylation pathway protein, whose translation is MYALISLFLSLISLLLMAGAIYEVWLSWGDAALFVPSLLDGIALVVIGMAVFDVAKFLVEEEVFLAREQKTPGSQRTTLIKFLVVINIAMLMEALVFVFSAAKKDISLLVYPTFLLIASVLLVISLGIYQKLTQGERS
- a CDS encoding diguanylate cyclase, translated to MIGSAGRLIEAGVTPARWSAPGAALRGFLLIVALLHPLPVPAQDAPAPLPTIPIDDLTSRTLRAPAELQVAPGSTALDQLPTADFRPLTSGQANRGITGQDHWVRVRLSNANGTEPQSWVLHHETSYLDRLTIHYADNGGPLQRVSLSDRAPFEARPVNYRTLALPHTTPAGGHTDLYVHLGFDKADSLTLNLRLTRADLFHDASRRENLVYGAYFGAMGMFLLIAFIGSVILRESVYLHYAAFLGVSMAMWAMLNGFAYQYLWPDSVYWHNEGFHIVFLLMAITALQFSRGFLKTPRYFPRVNRALVAAQWVFAAGIVLRLAGVYVPVLVLSYLGLTQLVLLSVLGLMAYRRGMRYARWYSVAWLVYGVGLAFSVISAGSGFLEWGMKPLDFAQAGGVLESACLLIALGERLVGWDRARRRAIAIANQDPLTGLGNRRALEEAFDRLEERVQTTGVPVFLAFIDLDHFKAINDEHGHDAGDAVLIHLARILRNACRPEDICIRYGGEELALLLQVPHQEQAMEVTERIRQRFARESTRFEGTEIRHTLTAGIALALARDREPDRAEAIRRADRALYEGKRCGRNRCTAHLPEEQADAAPSLQGEGT
- a CDS encoding ABC transporter ATP-binding protein produces the protein MQHSSDPILWAKGLGSRVSGPAGWLTILDGIELAVAPGEAVAVLGPSGAGKSTLLGLLAGLDAPTSGDVRMFGSWLGALDEDGRAALRAGRVGFVFQSFQLVPGLTALENVMLPLELAGRARVRETALGALERVGLGERVGHLPGQLSGGEQQRAALARAFAPDPDLLFADEPTGNLDGRTGSEVIEQLFALRAERGSTLVLVTHDEAVAGRCDRRLRMVDGTLEPGS
- a CDS encoding FAD-dependent oxidoreductase, giving the protein MAKPIIMTIDDELHVLNAVARDLQAHYRKDFRIVKVGSGEEAWETVQEFKRRNDPIALFLVDQRMPAMSGTEFLEEAIKLYPETKKVLLTAYADTDAAIASINAVGLDYYLMKPWDPPEERLYPVLDELLDDWFASVPLPYEGIRVAGTQWSPHSHDIKEFFARCQIPYQWLDIERDSQAKELVTATAGAHPRLPMLFFPDGSTLMDPDRATLADKVGMKTHAQQPFYDLVIIGAGPAGLAGAVYGASEGLRTILIEREAAGGQAGTSARIENYLGFPQGISGADLTRRATTQAKRLGAELVTALEVTDVRAEDPYRYVTLSDGTELSCHALLLTTGVQVRRLPVPGIEKFEGGSVYYGAAASEAAYYQGKKVFVVGSGNSAGQGAMFLSRFASQVGILVRGDSLKATMSAYLVDQIHGTENIAVLANTEVTGVEGGERLEGVTLTNNVTKERETVSADALFIFIGAVPATGMVGDLVARDKAGFIFTGPDLKQDGQRPKGWHLNRDPFLLETSVPGIFAAGDVRHGVIRRVASAVGQGAVAVSLIHKYLETV
- a CDS encoding PAS domain S-box protein, producing MKTLPHHRPTAPEKPVSRAALPDQEREPRASPGRGSVFIVMDEAEVVGELRSLLAEDGYAVATAGSGPDLLPTITAAAPNVVLLCAHLERASPFDLLDTIKANPPTRDVPVLFVTTEDDAETRVKSLQAGDDLVLHPLDEREVLARIERQVTVSKVRMALRESEAKFRSVMESAIDAIISGDVSGRIRSWNLAASGLFGYTEEEVIGRPIEIIIPERFREAHRQGMARVSSGGPSHVIGKTVELAALRKDGSEFPVELSLATWFLDDNRFYTGILRDISERKQAEQKFRSVTESAIDAIISADHTGCIITWNKAATNILGFTEEEAVGQRLEMIIPERFHEAHRNGMARFTRTGEAHVIGRTVELAARTKSGAEVPIELSLSTWTVRDERYFTGIIRDIGERKRAEEALRKSEQALREKTVEMEQKNAELEETLRKLNEMHDQLIIQEKMASLGKLSAGMAHELNNPAAAAQRGADQLRTAFEGWQNLQLRMRDLALDEGQREQVAELDELAKQRARIPAQLSALTRSDREAAVEDWLLDRGLTPDGDLPSALVSLGLDVPDIEALARVFDADQLPVVLDWLGFKYAIYSLVGEIGLSTGRIVSLVKALKTYTYMDQAPVQSVDVREGLENTLIILHNKLKRGVTVVRDYAADLPVIEAYASELNQVWTNLIDNAVDAMQGSGTLTVRARREGRWVVVEVEDDGPGIPREHQSKIFDPFFTTKGPGQGTGLGLNISRNLIVQKHQGHMHVRSEPGHTCFSVWLPMDLHPGEPTQQQKRDE
- a CDS encoding type II toxin-antitoxin system death-on-curing family toxin; protein product: MPNERVRFLSMDETVAIHERVVEAFGGGGELADAGALESALFRPQTGYYADLSEMAAALFESLLVNHPFTDGNKRVAFFGTDTFLRMNGWRLAVETQEGYDTIIAALEGEDRPFEVLFPWIRHSLEAL
- a CDS encoding arylesterase; translation: MRWLLRWILVSAIGLLVVAPVASAAPPAILVVGDSISTGYGVAVEESWVAKLRKRLAARGYAHRVVNASVSGDTTSSGLARLPDALAQHDPAVVIIELGGNDGLRGQPASAMADNLAEMVEQSQAAGARALLLGLRLPPNYGPAYTEQFAEVYRKVAERSGAALVPRMLEGVGERRDRMQGDGIHPNASGHSRILDNIWPHLRPLLEGSGGH